The Serpentinimonas maccroryi genome has a segment encoding these proteins:
- the lptE gene encoding LPS assembly lipoprotein LptE, with the protein MTHRPSVQLAPTRRRWLAGFALAGAPLLLSACGFRLRGTAAPLAFSRLQLSAPPHSPVARLLIPQLQASGVSLVPQPLPPGGAPPEVLLDIAQDQSERAVAGTTAAGQVRELQLRQRLRFRLRTLAGRELIPDTELLQQRELSFTEAQALGKEAEEALLYQDMQQALARQLMARLAALRSL; encoded by the coding sequence ATGACCCACCGCCCCAGCGTTCAACTCGCACCCACCCGCCGCCGCTGGCTGGCGGGCTTTGCGCTGGCCGGTGCGCCGCTGCTGCTGAGCGCCTGCGGCTTTCGCCTGCGTGGCACTGCCGCCCCGCTGGCCTTTAGCCGGTTGCAGCTGAGCGCCCCGCCGCATAGCCCGGTGGCGCGGCTGCTGATCCCGCAACTGCAGGCCAGCGGCGTGAGCTTGGTGCCGCAGCCGCTGCCGCCGGGCGGTGCGCCGCCCGAGGTGCTGCTCGATATCGCCCAGGACCAGAGCGAGCGCGCCGTCGCCGGCACCACCGCCGCTGGGCAGGTACGCGAGCTGCAGCTGCGCCAGCGCCTGCGCTTTCGCTTGCGCACCTTGGCTGGGCGCGAGCTCATCCCCGACACCGAGCTGCTGCAGCAGCGCGAGCTCAGCTTCACCGAAGCCCAGGCCTTGGGCAAAGAAGCCGAAGAAGCGCTGCTGTACCAGGACATGCAACAAGCCTTGGCGCGCCAACTCATGGCGCGGCTGGCAGCGTTGCGCTCACTCTGA